AATAATAATAGTTAAGGAGGGAAGCAATGGATAGTTATGTTCCCAAGAGGATGTTTTTCACGAAGGGAGTAGGAACGCATAAGGATGAACTCCATTCCTTTGAACGGGCGCTGCGCGACGCGGGGATTGAAAGATGCAACCTCGTGCAGGTTTCCAGCATTGTGCCGCCAAACTGCAAGATTACCTCGAAAAGTCAAGGGCTGAAGGAATTGGTTGCAGGGGGAATCACCTTTTGCGTTATGAGCCGCTGCTGCAGCAACGAAACAAAACGGCTATTGGTGGCCTCCGTCGGGTGCGCAATTCCGGCGGATCCCCGTTCCTACGGGTACATCAGCGAACACCACTCCTTTGGCCAGACAGAAAAACAGGCCGGTGATTATGCGGAAGACATGGCCGCGGCGATGCTTGCCTCCACCCTCGGAATAGATTTCAACGTCGATGAAAGCTGGGATGAAAAGAAGGAGATCTTCAAGATCAGCGGGAAGATCGTAAAAACACGCAATGTCACCCAATCGACCATCGTCAAAGATGCCGGCTATACAACGGTGCTTGCGGCGGCGGTGTTTATTTTTTGATTTTGCGGGAGGAATGAACAATGGATGTCATGAAAGCAGTAACAACGCGCAGAAGCATCAGGAAATTCAAGGCGGATGCCGTTCCGGAATCGTTAATCAGGGAGATCCTGGAGGCTGCCCGCTGGTCCCCTTCCTGGGGAAACACCCAGCCTTGGGAAATCGTTGTCGTTACCGGGGAGAAGCTGGAAAAATTCAAAAACGCGAATCAACAGTTGCAAAGGGAGGGCGCCCTGCCTCAACCCGATACCACAATGCCGGCAACATGGCCGGAAGCCATCAAACAGCGCTATAACGATATCGGGAAAAGGGTGCTGACTGCGCTGAATATCCCCCGGGGAGACAAAGAAGCCCGGCAGCGCTATTACAGCGACATGGCCACCCTGTTCGGCGCCCCCGCAATGCTGCTGTTTTGTCTGGACAAGGAAATTGCCCGTGAATACGGGATGCTGGACATTGGCGCAATTCTCCAGACAACCTGTCTGCTGGCGCATGACCGCGGCCTCGGCACCTGTATTCTTTCCGCAACGGTTCTTTACCCGTCAATGGTCCGTGAAATTATCCCGCTTCCGTCTTCCAAGGCCATCATCATGGGCGCAGCCCTCGGCTACCCGGCCGCGGGGACGCCAGTCAATGAATTTGAGAGAGAACGAGCGCCCCTGGACTCCGTAACCCTCTGGGTAAAATGAGACAAATTTCTCCTTTTACGCGGGAAGCCGGACCCTAATTGATGCATGTCAAAGTGTCGCCTCCTACCCCTTCTGGAAATGCGTTCATAATAGGCGCGTCAGGTGAAATGAAAATCCGCACAAATCTTTATTGGTGGCAGTCGCGAGACGGCCATCAATAAAGATTGACAGTTGAGGTAATTGCAAAACTCCCCATTCTTGTCATTCCCGCAACGATTATGAGCGGGAATCTGGTTCTAACTGCTTGAAAAACCATATTCCCGAGCCAATTGCAAAACTCCCAACGCTGTCATTCCCGCGACGCTTCTGGGCGGGAAAACGAAGTTTAATGTTCATAATCCAGTTTTTAACTATTTGAAATCATGGATGCCCGACAAAAGCATTCGGGCATGACACGGAGTTTTGCAATTACCTCTCCCGATAGAGACATTCGGGAATGACAAATGGTTTTGCAATTGCCTCAGTTGGCAAACCCGTATAAAAAATGGTTTGCAATTTCATACAGAAATGTTGTACCTATCAGTAGCAGATTCAAGAATGGCGAGTCAGCCGGGAAATGTGCATTTACTTCCTGTCGCTGCTCTTGGCAGTTCCTATAGCCGTAGCCCCGGACATTGAGGCCTGTAAACAGGTAACGATAACTGGTGGGGTGGCATATGAAGGTTCTGGTTGTTGACGACGAAAAAGTTGTGCTTGACAGCTGCCGGAAGATTCTCTGCTCGGAGGGTTTCGATGTTGTGCCAGTTTCGAGCGTAGATGATGCCCTCGCCCTTCTTGAAAATGAAAGCTTTCCCCTCCTTCTGATTGACATCAAGATGCCCAGACACGACGGACTTTACCTGATGAATCTGCTTCGGGAACATGGGGTACTCATCCCCATGGTGGTAATGAGCGGTTACACTACAGATGAGACGATGGATAAGGCCAAGAGCATGGGCGCTACCGCCTTTCTCCCCAAACCCTTCACCCCTGACGAGCTGATCGAGACGGTGCGGCAAGCGATTGGAGGGGGGGCGCCATTGACAGCTCCCCTCCCCTCATGATTGCGGGGCTGCGAATTATCCTCAACTCTCGAAATAATCATGTGCAGGGATACCGAGCGATGTTGGCGCTATCCGAATGACAGAAAGGGACTTGCCAATGCCCTTGAAAACGAAAGACACACGCCTGTTTTATTCCGGTCTTCAGCTTGTCCCCCGATTCGCGCCAAAACAGACTTTTTTTATCGGTAAACAGCAATTCGCATCCAACATAATGTTGTCAGGGGCGAATCCAAACTCACACCGCCTAATCCGGATTCACTGTATTTTAAGAAGGGCTCCGCAAACTTCAGCAGTCTGTGGGACAGTGATTTTACCGTTGGATTTTCATGCTTCGTTGTGCCCGACACGGGCATGGGGGTTTATCGGAACGCCAGAAAAATAGGACATATTCTATGTTTTACTCTACACGAGCCAAGCTGATCGCCAGTTTCCTGGCCGTAGTATTTCTGGTTGGGTTTGTTTCGCTGTTGATAGGAGGCCAGCTTCTCTACGAGAGCGTTCTTGGCGAGGCAAAAAACCGCGTGCGGTTAGACCTTAACACTGCGCGTGAAATATACCTGAACCGGATAAAAAGCATCGCCTGTCCCATATCGGTATCTTCGATGGAACCGGCGTTACAGGTTGCCGTGAAAAAATTGGACGTCACGGAAATCATCCCGAGATTGCAAATTGTCAAGAATCGTGCCGATCTTGATTTTATCGGGGTCGTCAATAAAGAGGGAAAAATGCTCTGCAGAATCGGCAGGGGGGATGTCCGCTGCGAAACGGTGGAGGTGAAAAACCCCATTGCAGAGCTTGTCTTTGCCAGGCTGGTGTCCGTATCCGGCACGATAATCGTCAGCAAAAGTTTTCTTGCCGCCCATAGCCTGGAGCTTGCAGATATGGCGCGAGTCAGACGGCTTCCCGTAACCGGTGAACCCCAGCAGAAAGAGGAAGTGGAGACATCAGGGATGGTGCTCGTGGCCGCATTCCCGATATTCGACAAGGGAAATATTATAGGTGTTCTATACGGAGGAGCGCTTCTCAACAGGTCCGATAAAATTGTCGATACGGTCCGGAACACGGTTTTCCAAAATGAAATCTACAAGGGGCGCAATGTCGGGACGGCCACTATCTTTTTCAAGGACATGAGGATTTCAACGAATGTACTGACTCCGAAGGGTGCACGGGCCATTGGCACACAGGTTTCACGGGAGGTAAAGGAACACGTCCTGGTCAAGGGCGAGCGCTGGACGGGTCGGGCATTAGTGGTGAGCGACTGGTATATAACCGCGTATGAACCGATTGAGGATATCTTTGGCAGCCGCGTCGGCATGCTCTACACCGGTGTTCTGGAGGAACAATATGTCGATATCAGGAACAAGGCCCTCTTCATGTTCATTATCATCACCGCCGCAGGCATGCTGCTGGCAATCGGGCTCGGGTATTTTCTATCCGACAGGTTCACACAACCTGTAAACCGTTTGATAAAGGCCAGCCAGGAGGTTTCAGAAGGCAATCTAAATCCCGAAATCGGTCCGATATCCAGCGATGAGATTGGAGTCCTGCAGACA
The window above is part of the Syntrophales bacterium genome. Proteins encoded here:
- a CDS encoding arginine decarboxylase, pyruvoyl-dependent, whose protein sequence is MDSYVPKRMFFTKGVGTHKDELHSFERALRDAGIERCNLVQVSSIVPPNCKITSKSQGLKELVAGGITFCVMSRCCSNETKRLLVASVGCAIPADPRSYGYISEHHSFGQTEKQAGDYAEDMAAAMLASTLGIDFNVDESWDEKKEIFKISGKIVKTRNVTQSTIVKDAGYTTVLAAAVFIF
- a CDS encoding nitroreductase, encoding MDVMKAVTTRRSIRKFKADAVPESLIREILEAARWSPSWGNTQPWEIVVVTGEKLEKFKNANQQLQREGALPQPDTTMPATWPEAIKQRYNDIGKRVLTALNIPRGDKEARQRYYSDMATLFGAPAMLLFCLDKEIAREYGMLDIGAILQTTCLLAHDRGLGTCILSATVLYPSMVREIIPLPSSKAIIMGAALGYPAAGTPVNEFERERAPLDSVTLWVK
- a CDS encoding response regulator; this encodes MKVLVVDDEKVVLDSCRKILCSEGFDVVPVSSVDDALALLENESFPLLLIDIKMPRHDGLYLMNLLREHGVLIPMVVMSGYTTDETMDKAKSMGATAFLPKPFTPDELIETVRQAIGGGAPLTAPLPS
- a CDS encoding cache domain-containing protein, which codes for MFYSTRAKLIASFLAVVFLVGFVSLLIGGQLLYESVLGEAKNRVRLDLNTAREIYLNRIKSIACPISVSSMEPALQVAVKKLDVTEIIPRLQIVKNRADLDFIGVVNKEGKMLCRIGRGDVRCETVEVKNPIAELVFARLVSVSGTIIVSKSFLAAHSLELADMARVRRLPVTGEPQQKEEVETSGMVLVAAFPIFDKGNIIGVLYGGALLNRSDKIVDTVRNTVFQNEIYKGRNVGTATIFFKDMRISTNVLTPKGARAIGTQVSREVKEHVLVKGERWTGRALVVSDWYITAYEPIEDIFGSRVGMLYTGVLEEQYVDIRNKALFMFIIITAAGMLLAIGLGYFLSDRFTQPVNRLIKASQEVSEGNLNPEIGPISSDEIGVLQTTFRDMVLSLKDRDRRRNAESENRLLQSEKQASVGRLAAGVAHEINNPLTGVLTYTHMLLRRKDLGDDIRSDLEVIVQSTERVRKIVKGLLDFSRQTKLDREPTDVNRLVRATVSMMENQALVKGVSINFNNGEALPQVTLDRSQIQSVLLNMILNALDATEPGDSININTATDLSASEPRQMGVEITIADNGCGIPPENLDKLFDPFFTTKEVGQGTGLGLSVSLGIVHEHGGAIRVQSKPGKGTRFFIWLPVEKQHSETA